The DNA segment CATTGCCTTCGTTTCCCCGCCGCAGCGTCCGGGCGCGACGCTCTGGAGCATCGCGGCGGGTCCGCTCGTCAACGTGGTGCTTGTGCCCATCCTGGGCGGACTTCTGCTCGGTGCGGACTATCTCGAGTGGCTCGAGGGAAATCCCGACCTCGCGCACTTCCTGCTGGCGGTGAACGTCCTCAACGGCGTGCTGCTGGTGTTCAACCTGCTGCCAGTTTACCCCCTCGATGGCGGGCAGATCCTCCGCTCGGTGCTCTGGTACGGACTCGGCCGGGCGCGCAGCCTGCAAGTTGCGTCCTACATCGGCCTGGCGGGCATCGCGGCGGGCGTTGCGTGGCGCGTCATCACGGCCCGCAGCACCGAGACGCTGTTGTGGACTGGGCTCATGGCGCTGTTCCTTGTGCAGCGCTGCTGGATCGGCCTGAAGGAAGCGAAGTACCTCATGGCGATCGAGCGACTGCCGCGGCACACGGGCGTGCGTTGTCCCTCGTGCCACGCGGCGCCTCCCGGCGGTCCGCTCTACCTCTGCGTGCAGTGCCGCCAGCCGATGGACCCCTTTTCAACGCGGGCGGTGTGCCCGCACTGCCAGGCAACGCAGCCCGCGCTCCCGTGCGTGTACTGCGGCGTCGCGAGTCCGATCGAGCGCTGGGAAACGCGGTGATGGCGACCGCGGCCGCAAGCGGCCGCCGCGGTGTTCGAGTCCATTCGTGGTTAACCCCTGCCTGAGTCTGACCGATCGCAGCAGGTGAAACCGCGAACGGCGCGAACACACGCGAAAGTTCCGGGTGATCGACCGCTGAGATTCGACGGTGGCCCCGGGCGGCGAGCACTGCGGATTTTCGCGCTCCCTTCGCGGCTTTCGCGGTTCCTTCGGTTCGGCGATCGGTGTCTGTCCCCGTTTCGCGGACTCCGGACTTGAGTTTGACCGATCGCAGCAGGTGAAACC comes from the Opitutus sp. ER46 genome and includes:
- a CDS encoding site-2 protease family protein, which gives rise to MIATHSGSIRLFRFSGIQVFLHWSWFLVAMIELSLRRGSYNSLGWNIAEYVMLFVIVTLHEFGHALACRQTGGQAHEIVLWPLGGIAFVSPPQRPGATLWSIAAGPLVNVVLVPILGGLLLGADYLEWLEGNPDLAHFLLAVNVLNGVLLVFNLLPVYPLDGGQILRSVLWYGLGRARSLQVASYIGLAGIAAGVAWRVITARSTETLLWTGLMALFLVQRCWIGLKEAKYLMAIERLPRHTGVRCPSCHAAPPGGPLYLCVQCRQPMDPFSTRAVCPHCQATQPALPCVYCGVASPIERWETR